A window of the Halobacterium hubeiense genome harbors these coding sequences:
- a CDS encoding winged helix-turn-helix domain-containing protein: MSEDTTDETAGEDQSPRDRLGEEKERAVAGFDQGVVDILSWVLDTETRARIFVYLRQHPWSTSEEVADGTGLYPSTVREALAELAEEDVVERRKRQSEGAGNNPYEYTAIAPSDLVGGVVGRVQDELNTVFNLDAHLGSEDADAADEPVRIEVEAADDGDEDEQRS, from the coding sequence ATGTCCGAGGACACTACCGACGAGACAGCGGGGGAGGACCAGTCGCCGCGGGACCGACTCGGGGAGGAGAAAGAGCGCGCCGTCGCGGGCTTCGACCAGGGGGTCGTCGACATCCTCTCGTGGGTGCTCGACACGGAGACGCGGGCGCGCATCTTCGTCTACCTCCGCCAGCACCCGTGGAGCACCAGCGAGGAGGTCGCCGACGGCACGGGGCTGTACCCCTCGACGGTCCGCGAGGCGCTCGCGGAGCTCGCCGAGGAGGACGTCGTCGAGCGCCGCAAGCGTCAGAGCGAGGGCGCCGGCAACAACCCCTACGAGTACACCGCCATCGCGCCCAGCGACCTCGTGGGCGGCGTCGTCGGCCGCGTGCAGGACGAACTCAACACCGTGTTCAACCTCGACGCGCACCTCGGCAGCGAGGACGCCGACGCCGCCGACGAACCCGTCCGCATCGAGGTCGAAGCCGCCGACGACGGCGACGAGGACGAACAGCGCTCCTGA
- a CDS encoding MATE family efflux transporter: protein MGLRSSLAAAFKGPEEFDLTSGGIGKPLFFLAMPIVVTNLFQTAYNLADTFWLGQYNTDALAAISFAFPMVFLLISLGMGISVAGSVLVAQYTGAGEERQAEYAASQTVTFAVLASLLLGGVGYFFVGDFLSLMGASADVLPLASSYMEVVALGLAAMFGFAVFIALMRGYGDTITPMLVMFGSVVLNIVIDPFLIFGWTVVENAPVVGTVAFPEMGIQGAAVATVSSRALALVVGLAIMFRGNRGIEINLRDMAPDFGYLRRLARIGVPASIEGTGRALSMNLLLFIVATFSDPVVAAYGIGTRVFSVIVLPAIAVARGVETMTGQNIGSGKPDRAEAAAALAAKVLFGLLTVVGVLVFLAPEPIVSVFVGAGQENADQVVSIGAEFLRYVALTFGFIGIMRAYTGSFRGAGKTLTAAAISVLTLGVIRFPVAWVSAESLGETGIWLSFAVSNVVGAAIAYLWYRRGTWRDVDLTDSEVAGADAATTDD from the coding sequence ATGGGGCTGCGGAGTAGCCTCGCGGCCGCGTTCAAGGGCCCCGAGGAGTTCGACCTGACGTCGGGCGGCATCGGGAAGCCGCTGTTCTTCCTCGCGATGCCCATCGTCGTCACGAACCTCTTCCAGACGGCGTACAACCTCGCGGACACGTTCTGGCTCGGCCAGTACAACACCGACGCCCTCGCCGCCATCAGCTTCGCGTTCCCGATGGTGTTCCTGCTCATCTCCCTTGGCATGGGCATCTCGGTGGCCGGCAGCGTCCTCGTCGCCCAGTACACCGGCGCCGGCGAAGAGCGACAGGCCGAGTACGCCGCCTCCCAGACGGTCACGTTCGCGGTCCTCGCGTCGCTGCTGTTGGGCGGCGTCGGCTACTTCTTCGTCGGGGACTTCCTCTCGTTGATGGGCGCGTCCGCGGACGTCCTCCCGCTGGCGTCCAGTTACATGGAGGTCGTCGCGCTCGGGCTGGCGGCGATGTTCGGGTTCGCCGTGTTCATCGCGCTGATGCGCGGCTACGGGGACACCATCACGCCGATGCTGGTGATGTTCGGGTCGGTCGTGCTGAACATCGTCATCGACCCGTTCCTCATCTTCGGGTGGACCGTCGTGGAGAACGCGCCCGTCGTCGGCACGGTCGCGTTCCCCGAGATGGGGATTCAGGGGGCGGCGGTTGCAACGGTCTCTTCGCGCGCGCTCGCGCTCGTGGTCGGCCTCGCCATCATGTTCCGCGGCAACCGCGGCATCGAAATCAACCTCCGGGACATGGCGCCGGACTTCGGGTACCTCCGGCGGCTCGCCCGCATCGGCGTCCCCGCGTCCATCGAGGGGACGGGGCGCGCGCTCTCGATGAACCTCCTGCTGTTCATCGTCGCGACGTTCTCCGACCCCGTGGTGGCCGCGTACGGCATCGGTACGCGGGTGTTCTCGGTCATCGTGCTCCCGGCCATCGCCGTCGCCCGCGGCGTCGAAACCATGACCGGGCAGAACATCGGGTCCGGGAAGCCCGACCGCGCGGAGGCCGCCGCGGCCCTCGCCGCGAAAGTCCTGTTCGGCCTCCTCACGGTGGTCGGCGTCCTCGTGTTCCTGGCGCCCGAACCCATCGTCTCCGTGTTCGTCGGCGCCGGCCAGGAGAACGCCGACCAGGTGGTCTCCATCGGCGCGGAGTTCCTCCGGTACGTCGCGCTCACGTTCGGGTTCATCGGCATCATGCGGGCGTACACCGGGAGCTTCCGCGGCGCCGGGAAGACGCTGACCGCGGCCGCCATCTCCGTGCTGACCCTCGGCGTGATTCGCTTCCCGGTGGCGTGGGTCTCCGCGGAGTCGCTGGGCGAGACCGGCATCTGGCTGTCGTTCGCGGTCTCGAACGTCGTCGGCGCCGCCATCGCCTACCTGTGGTACCGGCGCGGCACGTGGCGCGACGTCGACCTCACGGACTCGGAGGTCGCCGGCGCGGACGCCGCCACGACCGACGACTAG
- a CDS encoding DUF7837 family putative zinc-binding protein: protein MSTESQLLGACPECGAAIPPGAVLVEYERDDGPVVYAECPECVEPVHPS, encoded by the coding sequence ATGTCTACGGAATCCCAGTTGCTCGGCGCGTGCCCGGAGTGCGGGGCGGCCATCCCGCCGGGCGCGGTGCTCGTGGAGTACGAGCGCGACGACGGCCCGGTGGTGTACGCGGAGTGTCCGGAGTGCGTGGAGCCGGTTCACCCAAGTTAG
- a CDS encoding helix-turn-helix domain-containing protein has protein sequence MSTRQLPTGVESPRGKLVYLYLSTNESATLDELHGELDVPRITLYSVLKTLRSRGVVEQDGDSYVATRPL, from the coding sequence ATGTCTACTCGACAGCTGCCGACTGGGGTGGAGTCGCCGCGCGGGAAGCTGGTCTACCTCTACCTCTCGACGAACGAGAGCGCGACGCTGGACGAACTCCACGGCGAACTCGACGTGCCGCGCATCACGCTGTACAGCGTGCTCAAGACGCTGCGCAGCCGCGGCGTCGTCGAGCAGGACGGCGACAGCTACGTCGCGACCCGTCCGCTCTAG
- a CDS encoding acyltransferase, which translates to MATAREPASVSRHDRLDRNPTPGPRNSLWQWPDAKHPLRVALNYVVVVLARICPSLRAKNWLLRRLGVTVGAGAAWGLESTPDVFWPELVTVGEDAVVGYDATLLCHEFLQDEYRTGEVVVGDRAMVGAGAVVLPGVTIGEDAQVAANSLVVEDVPDGETVAGVPAEPLDR; encoded by the coding sequence ATGGCGACCGCCCGCGAACCCGCGAGCGTGTCGCGCCACGACCGCCTCGACCGGAATCCGACGCCCGGCCCCCGAAACTCCCTGTGGCAGTGGCCGGACGCCAAACACCCGCTGCGGGTCGCGCTCAACTACGTCGTCGTCGTGCTCGCGCGCATCTGCCCGAGCCTCCGCGCGAAGAACTGGCTGCTGCGCCGGCTCGGCGTGACCGTCGGCGCGGGCGCCGCGTGGGGGCTGGAATCCACGCCCGACGTCTTCTGGCCGGAACTGGTCACCGTCGGCGAGGACGCCGTCGTCGGCTACGACGCCACGCTGCTGTGCCACGAGTTCCTCCAGGACGAGTACCGCACCGGCGAGGTCGTCGTCGGCGACCGCGCGATGGTGGGCGCCGGTGCAGTCGTCCTCCCTGGCGTCACTATCGGCGAGGACGCGCAGGTCGCCGCGAACTCGCTGGTCGTCGAAGACGTCCCCGACGGCGAGACCGTCGCCGGCGTCCCCGCGGAACCGCTGGACCGCTAG
- a CDS encoding DUF2391 family protein: MSAPPGPSESQRDFSDLFDELEDLDDHVEDDEARQQLREVKEMATDMQPEGTFGRVIYGFDANDLAEALLGSLLFGIPMAVEGGTNEAGEFLAGHLPLLVGSLASTVVIVYGLLYVAQFQDVRVADPILGVIPRRLVGVLGASTVTATLLLTAWGRISWTDPMLAASTVAVALLPMAIGAALGDILPGS; encoded by the coding sequence ATGAGCGCACCACCGGGACCGTCCGAGAGCCAAAGGGACTTCTCGGACCTCTTCGACGAACTCGAAGACTTAGACGACCACGTCGAGGACGACGAAGCCCGCCAACAGCTCCGCGAAGTGAAGGAGATGGCGACGGACATGCAGCCCGAGGGGACGTTCGGCCGCGTCATCTACGGCTTCGACGCCAACGATCTCGCGGAAGCCCTGCTGGGAAGCCTCCTGTTCGGCATCCCGATGGCCGTCGAAGGCGGCACCAACGAGGCCGGCGAGTTTCTCGCCGGCCACCTCCCGTTGCTCGTGGGGAGCCTCGCAAGCACCGTCGTCATCGTTTACGGCCTGCTGTACGTCGCGCAGTTCCAGGACGTCCGCGTCGCGGACCCGATTCTCGGCGTCATCCCGCGCCGCCTCGTCGGCGTCCTCGGCGCGTCCACGGTCACGGCGACGCTGTTGTTGACCGCGTGGGGCCGCATCTCGTGGACGGACCCGATGCTCGCCGCGTCCACGGTCGCCGTCGCGCTCCTCCCGATGGCCATCGGCGCCGCCCTCGGCGACATCCTCCCCGGGAGCTAG
- a CDS encoding HVO_2753 family zinc finger protein gives MSETETEAKRARKCVSCGINISGTTAAAFKCPDCGQQIYRCAKCRKQSNLYECPDCGFRGP, from the coding sequence ATGAGCGAAACCGAAACCGAAGCCAAACGGGCGCGCAAGTGCGTGTCCTGTGGCATCAACATCTCCGGCACGACCGCCGCCGCGTTCAAGTGCCCGGACTGCGGCCAGCAGATCTACCGCTGCGCGAAGTGCCGCAAGCAGAGCAACCTCTACGAGTGTCCCGACTGCGGGTTCCGGGGGCCGTAA
- a CDS encoding fibrillarin-like rRNA/tRNA 2'-O-methyltransferase, which yields MSLPEGVQRREFDGEEVLATRGEPVYGEPVVEGWRRWDASRSKLGATFAHGLDTGLSGGDGVLYLGAANGTTVSHVADFAGPTYAVEFAPRPVRDLLGVAEDRGNLFPLLKDARKPETYAHVVESRLDAIVQDVATRGQADVALANRQFLADDGRFVGAIKARSEDVTREPEAVFEDVLERLREGYEVLSTDRLEPHHDDHLAVVATPK from the coding sequence ATGAGTCTCCCAGAGGGCGTCCAGCGCCGCGAGTTCGATGGCGAGGAAGTGCTCGCGACGCGCGGCGAGCCGGTGTACGGCGAGCCCGTCGTCGAGGGGTGGCGGCGCTGGGACGCGTCCCGCTCGAAGCTCGGCGCGACGTTCGCGCACGGCCTCGACACGGGCCTGTCCGGCGGTGACGGCGTGCTCTACTTGGGCGCGGCGAACGGGACGACCGTGAGCCACGTCGCGGACTTCGCGGGCCCAACGTACGCCGTCGAGTTCGCGCCGCGGCCCGTCCGCGACCTGCTCGGCGTCGCCGAGGACCGCGGGAACCTCTTCCCGCTGCTGAAGGACGCGCGCAAGCCCGAAACGTACGCCCACGTCGTCGAGTCCAGGCTGGATGCCATCGTGCAGGACGTGGCGACGCGCGGGCAGGCCGACGTCGCGCTCGCGAACCGGCAGTTCCTCGCCGACGACGGCCGGTTCGTCGGCGCCATCAAGGCGCGCAGCGAGGACGTCACGCGCGAGCCCGAGGCCGTCTTCGAGGACGTGTTGGAGCGGCTCCGCGAGGGGTACGAGGTGCTCTCGACCGACCGGCTGGAGCCACACCACGACGACCACCTCGCGGTCGTCGCGACGCCGAAGTAG
- the dacZ gene encoding diadenylate cyclase DacZ: MARPPELLEDVLDGIDALLVFSPSGAYYDRVKDVEGADVVVVATENAVGAETFVELPLAFEDVKERIRFGIEGALSEGVVEDGDALGCAAPLFGDDVDMVARTKVDESRHSGIYDLFANSRAEPGVIRDVFEVAIELGNKGQKGEPVGALFVVGDAGKVMNKSRPLSYNPFEKSHVHVGDPIVNVMLKEFSRLDGAFVISDSGKIVSAYRYLEPGAEGTDIPKGLGARHMAAGAITRDTTAVAIVLSESDGLVRAFKGGELVLELDPEEY; the protein is encoded by the coding sequence ATGGCCAGGCCACCGGAACTCCTCGAGGACGTGCTCGACGGCATCGACGCGTTGCTCGTGTTCTCGCCGAGCGGCGCGTACTACGACCGCGTGAAAGACGTCGAAGGTGCGGACGTGGTGGTCGTCGCCACGGAGAACGCCGTCGGCGCGGAGACGTTCGTGGAGCTGCCGCTGGCGTTCGAGGACGTCAAAGAGCGCATCCGGTTCGGCATCGAGGGCGCGCTCTCGGAGGGCGTCGTCGAGGACGGCGACGCGCTCGGCTGTGCGGCGCCGCTGTTCGGCGACGACGTCGACATGGTCGCGCGCACGAAAGTCGACGAGTCCCGTCACTCCGGCATCTACGACCTGTTCGCGAACTCGCGGGCCGAGCCCGGCGTCATCCGGGACGTCTTCGAGGTCGCCATCGAACTCGGGAACAAGGGACAGAAGGGCGAGCCCGTCGGCGCGCTGTTCGTCGTCGGGGACGCCGGGAAGGTGATGAACAAGTCCCGGCCGCTCTCCTACAACCCCTTCGAGAAGAGCCACGTCCACGTCGGCGACCCCATCGTGAACGTGATGCTCAAGGAGTTCTCGCGGCTGGACGGCGCGTTCGTCATCAGCGACTCCGGGAAGATCGTGAGCGCGTACCGCTACCTCGAACCGGGCGCGGAGGGCACGGACATCCCGAAGGGACTGGGCGCGCGCCACATGGCCGCGGGCGCCATCACGCGGGACACGACCGCGGTCGCCATCGTGCTCTCGGAGTCCGACGGCCTCGTGCGGGCGTTCAAGGGTGGCGAACTCGTCCTCGAACTGGACCCCGAGGAGTACTGA
- a CDS encoding mechanosensitive ion channel domain-containing protein — protein MQVDFSQVLDPDFRYVLAVAVLFAGLILGYLVGRVNERLLLALGVDDAVEGTSIERMAHDVGFSTVSLLARLTSWIIYAFAVLVALEVAKLTVQDAVWYPVVGFLPSVVIAVAVLFFGVIAGDKAELFVSERLRSVKVPEMSILPKIVKYSVLFVAALVALSQVGVAIDALLVLLAAYVGALVLFTVVATHKLLTSAASGAYLLLRQPYGIGDRVAIGEHEGIVQEVNVFVTRVEDDGREYVLPNHLVFDRGVVVVRE, from the coding sequence ATGCAAGTCGACTTCAGCCAGGTACTGGACCCCGACTTCCGGTACGTGCTCGCCGTCGCGGTGCTGTTCGCGGGACTGATTCTCGGCTACCTCGTCGGCCGCGTGAACGAGCGCCTGCTGTTGGCGCTGGGCGTCGACGACGCCGTCGAGGGGACGAGCATCGAGCGGATGGCCCACGACGTGGGGTTCTCGACGGTGTCGCTGCTCGCGCGGCTGACGTCGTGGATAATCTACGCGTTCGCGGTGCTGGTGGCGCTGGAGGTCGCGAAGCTCACCGTCCAGGACGCGGTCTGGTATCCGGTCGTCGGCTTCCTGCCGTCCGTGGTCATCGCGGTCGCGGTGCTGTTCTTCGGCGTCATCGCGGGCGACAAGGCGGAGCTGTTCGTCAGCGAGCGCCTGCGCAGCGTGAAGGTGCCGGAGATGTCGATTCTCCCGAAGATCGTGAAGTACAGCGTGTTGTTCGTCGCGGCGCTGGTCGCGCTCTCGCAGGTCGGCGTCGCGATAGACGCGCTGCTGGTGTTGCTGGCGGCGTACGTCGGGGCGCTCGTCCTGTTCACCGTGGTCGCCACTCACAAGCTGTTGACGTCGGCGGCGTCGGGCGCCTACCTCCTGTTGCGCCAGCCGTACGGCATCGGCGACCGCGTCGCCATCGGCGAGCACGAGGGCATCGTACAGGAGGTGAACGTGTTCGTGACGCGCGTGGAGGACGACGGCCGGGAGTACGTGCTCCCGAACCACCTCGTGTTCGACCGCGGCGTGGTCGTGGTCCGCGAATGA
- a CDS encoding TetR/AcrR family transcriptional regulator codes for MAAQPTDEILEATYRALCEHGYADLTVQDIADNSEKSKATIHYHYDSKHDLFEAFLEDLYDDYTDHVDDVSGETHREQLLALVEFSLAEGGDVPGIDFRTAMLEIKAQAPYDEGFRERLTDFDGYLADRIESVVAAGVEAGEFRDDVDPETTAEFLVTTIKGAHTRRVSVNHPLDRIRETLAEYVETRLVADGAEVTA; via the coding sequence ATGGCGGCGCAACCGACCGACGAGATTCTGGAGGCGACGTATCGCGCGCTCTGCGAGCACGGCTACGCGGACCTCACCGTGCAGGACATCGCGGACAACTCCGAGAAGAGCAAGGCGACGATTCACTACCACTACGACAGCAAGCACGACCTCTTCGAGGCGTTCCTGGAGGACCTCTACGACGACTACACCGACCACGTCGACGACGTCTCCGGGGAGACCCACCGCGAGCAGTTGCTCGCGCTCGTGGAGTTCTCGCTGGCGGAGGGCGGCGACGTCCCCGGCATCGACTTCCGGACGGCGATGCTGGAAATCAAGGCGCAGGCGCCCTACGACGAGGGGTTCCGGGAGCGACTCACTGACTTCGACGGCTACCTCGCCGACCGCATCGAGTCGGTCGTCGCGGCCGGCGTCGAGGCCGGCGAGTTCCGCGACGACGTGGACCCCGAGACGACCGCGGAGTTCCTCGTGACGACCATCAAGGGCGCGCACACGCGGCGCGTCTCCGTGAACCACCCGCTGGACCGGATTCGGGAGACGCTCGCGGAGTACGTCGAGACCCGTCTGGTCGCCGACGGCGCCGAGGTGACGGCCTGA
- a CDS encoding HEWD family protein has product MTEIRAPRERTCTECGRSERWDDETGNWRVDDEVGDVYCVHSWDVTGTFTPVEES; this is encoded by the coding sequence ATGACCGAGATTCGAGCCCCGAGAGAGCGCACGTGCACGGAGTGCGGGCGCTCGGAGCGCTGGGACGACGAGACGGGGAACTGGCGCGTGGACGACGAGGTCGGGGACGTCTACTGCGTCCACTCGTGGGACGTCACGGGCACGTTCACGCCCGTCGAGGAGTCCTAG
- a CDS encoding NOP5/NOP56 family protein — MTEQGWFVGVEPGDAAAMGEAVREGEADAPADWPERAVDAGFADDADEYYELLRDATLAGTRAAVREREAADDQQLIHAVRAAADLADAANELAERGTEWAGSVFADVDSGVEGAREVAEREPENATEERAVALCERVAGLADERDDVREYVERQAPTVAPNLSNLAGPMLAARLIALAGGLDDLAKQPSGTVQVLGAEDALFAHLRGHAPSPKHGAIYTHDYVRNTHPEHRGSAARALAGKLSIAARIDHYSGDLRPELREELDERIERIRARDTE, encoded by the coding sequence ATGACTGAACAGGGGTGGTTCGTCGGCGTCGAGCCCGGCGACGCCGCCGCGATGGGCGAAGCCGTCCGCGAAGGCGAGGCGGACGCGCCCGCGGACTGGCCCGAGCGGGCCGTCGACGCGGGGTTCGCCGACGACGCCGACGAGTACTACGAGCTGCTGCGGGACGCGACGCTGGCGGGGACGCGGGCCGCCGTCCGCGAGCGCGAGGCCGCCGACGACCAACAACTGATTCACGCGGTGCGCGCGGCCGCGGACCTCGCGGACGCCGCCAACGAGCTCGCCGAGCGCGGCACGGAGTGGGCGGGCAGCGTCTTCGCGGACGTGGACAGCGGCGTCGAGGGCGCGCGCGAGGTCGCGGAGCGCGAGCCGGAGAACGCCACCGAGGAGCGCGCGGTCGCGCTCTGCGAGCGCGTCGCGGGCCTCGCCGACGAGCGCGACGATGTCCGCGAGTACGTCGAGCGGCAGGCGCCGACGGTCGCGCCGAACCTCTCGAACCTCGCGGGGCCGATGCTCGCCGCGCGCCTGATTGCGCTGGCGGGCGGCCTCGACGACCTCGCGAAACAGCCCAGCGGCACGGTGCAGGTGCTTGGCGCGGAGGACGCGCTGTTCGCGCACCTCCGCGGGCATGCGCCGTCGCCGAAGCACGGCGCCATCTACACGCACGACTACGTGCGCAACACCCACCCCGAGCACCGGGGGTCGGCGGCGCGCGCACTGGCCGGGAAGCTCTCTATCGCCGCGCGCATCGACCACTACTCGGGGGACCTGCGGCCCGAGTTGCGGGAGGAGCTGGACGAACGCATCGAGCGCATCCGCGCTCGTGATACGGAATGA
- a CDS encoding glutamate--cysteine ligase: MDVGSPEAFAELGTLGVEEEFFVVGEDGVPTAGTDRLVYEAEPPELLEGRLDHELFKFVVETQTPKLDGPGDAADAVRDVRAALVAHAEANGYRIAAAGLHPGARWREHEHAEKPRYRSQLERIQYPQHRNTTAGLHVHVGVDDADKAVWVANQLRWHVPVMLALSANSPFWNGFDTGLASARAKIFEGLPNTGIPTEFDSYADFDRFERLMVENGAIEDRGELWYDVRPHSGHGTVEVRAPDGQADPETVQAFVEYTHALVVDYAKRYEDAAEPTVTDVFGDGDPSGALRREVLDENKWRATRHGHDAAFVRRDAGGEVSLGEVVERECERLGVAGIRDVYEAESGASAQRRLLAEAGEAALYESLVL, encoded by the coding sequence ATGGACGTGGGTTCGCCGGAAGCGTTCGCGGAACTGGGGACGCTCGGCGTCGAGGAGGAGTTCTTCGTCGTCGGCGAGGACGGCGTCCCGACGGCCGGCACCGACCGGCTGGTCTACGAGGCAGAGCCGCCGGAGCTGCTGGAGGGACGCCTCGACCACGAGCTGTTCAAGTTCGTCGTGGAGACGCAGACGCCCAAGCTCGACGGCCCGGGCGACGCCGCAGACGCGGTCCGGGACGTGCGGGCGGCGCTGGTCGCGCACGCCGAGGCCAACGGCTACCGCATCGCCGCCGCGGGCCTCCACCCGGGCGCTCGCTGGCGCGAACACGAGCACGCCGAGAAGCCCCGCTATCGCTCCCAGCTCGAACGCATCCAGTACCCACAGCACCGCAACACGACCGCCGGCCTGCACGTCCACGTCGGCGTGGACGACGCGGACAAGGCGGTGTGGGTGGCGAACCAGTTGCGCTGGCACGTCCCCGTGATGTTGGCGCTGTCGGCGAACTCGCCGTTCTGGAACGGCTTCGACACGGGGCTGGCGTCGGCGCGCGCGAAAATCTTCGAGGGGCTCCCGAACACCGGGATTCCCACCGAGTTCGACTCCTACGCGGACTTCGACCGCTTCGAGCGCCTGATGGTGGAGAACGGCGCCATCGAGGACCGCGGGGAACTCTGGTACGACGTGCGCCCGCACTCCGGGCACGGCACCGTCGAAGTCCGGGCGCCCGACGGGCAGGCCGACCCCGAGACGGTGCAGGCGTTCGTGGAGTACACGCACGCGCTCGTCGTGGACTACGCGAAGCGTTACGAGGACGCCGCCGAACCCACGGTCACGGACGTCTTCGGGGACGGCGACCCGAGCGGCGCGCTCCGCCGCGAGGTCTTAGACGAGAACAAGTGGCGGGCGACCCGACACGGCCACGACGCGGCGTTCGTCCGGCGGGACGCCGGCGGCGAGGTGTCGCTGGGCGAGGTCGTCGAGCGCGAGTGCGAGCGCCTCGGCGTCGCCGGCATCCGGGACGTCTACGAGGCGGAGTCGGGCGCGAGCGCGCAGCGCCGGCTGCTCGCCGAAGCCGGGGAAGCGGCGCTGTACGAGTCGCTGGTCCTCTGA
- a CDS encoding elongation factor 1-beta encodes MGKVAAVLKVMPESPDVDLDDLEERLSESLPEGAKINGVETEEVAFGLTALLTTVIVPDDAGGTEAVEEAFSNVDDVESVGVEEVGRI; translated from the coding sequence ATGGGGAAGGTCGCCGCCGTCCTCAAGGTCATGCCGGAGAGCCCCGACGTCGACCTCGACGACCTCGAGGAGCGCCTCTCGGAGTCCCTCCCCGAGGGCGCGAAGATCAACGGCGTCGAGACCGAGGAGGTCGCGTTCGGCCTCACCGCGCTCCTCACGACGGTCATCGTGCCCGACGACGCGGGCGGCACGGAAGCCGTCGAGGAGGCCTTCTCGAACGTCGACGACGTCGAGAGCGTCGGCGTCGAGGAAGTCGGCCGCATCTAA
- a CDS encoding phosphopantetheine adenylyltransferase, whose protein sequence is MNVALGGTFDPIHDGHRKLFERAFELGDVTVGLTSDELAAQTRSVDRAVRPFEEREQDLQDELAAIAGDYGSEFEVRKLEEPTGIATEPKFDVLVVSPETKATGERINDIREERGHDPLDIEVVDHVRAEDGDIISSTRIVQGEIDEHGNITPDRDGR, encoded by the coding sequence ATGAACGTCGCCCTCGGTGGGACGTTCGACCCGATTCACGACGGCCACCGCAAGCTCTTCGAGCGCGCGTTCGAACTCGGTGACGTCACCGTCGGGTTGACCAGCGACGAACTCGCCGCACAGACGCGCAGCGTCGACCGCGCGGTCCGGCCGTTCGAGGAACGCGAGCAGGACCTCCAGGACGAACTCGCGGCCATCGCCGGGGACTACGGCAGCGAGTTCGAGGTGCGGAAGCTGGAGGAGCCCACCGGCATCGCCACGGAGCCCAAATTCGACGTGCTCGTGGTCTCGCCGGAGACGAAGGCGACGGGCGAGCGCATCAACGACATCCGCGAGGAGCGCGGCCACGACCCGCTGGACATCGAAGTCGTCGACCACGTCCGCGCCGAGGACGGCGACATCATCTCCTCGACGCGCATCGTGCAAGGAGAAATCGACGAACACGGCAACATCACGCCCGACCGCGACGGCCGCTAG
- a CDS encoding transcription initiation factor IIB family protein has translation MYRAGDEFDQQRWLDDLDSVAGELELDAEAKTTAKDLFLSATPGEERSKPAVVAASVYAGALIAGDQRSQTAVAEAADVSRLAIQQRWKELLEEAGFDAPTW, from the coding sequence ATGTACCGGGCGGGCGACGAGTTCGACCAACAACGGTGGCTGGACGACCTCGACAGCGTCGCTGGCGAGCTGGAACTGGACGCGGAAGCGAAGACGACTGCCAAAGACCTCTTCCTGTCGGCGACGCCGGGCGAGGAGCGGTCGAAGCCCGCGGTCGTCGCGGCCAGCGTCTACGCGGGCGCGCTCATCGCGGGCGACCAGCGCTCCCAGACCGCGGTCGCCGAGGCCGCCGACGTCTCCCGGCTCGCCATCCAGCAGCGGTGGAAGGAGTTACTGGAGGAAGCCGGGTTCGACGCGCCCACGTGGTAG